The following are encoded together in the Oncorhynchus tshawytscha isolate Ot180627B unplaced genomic scaffold, Otsh_v2.0 Un_contig_276_pilon_pilon, whole genome shotgun sequence genome:
- the bub3 gene encoding mitotic checkpoint protein BUB3, giving the protein MTGSNEYKLNQGPEDSISAVKFSPSTGQFLLVSSWDCTVRLYDVAGNSMRIKYSHLAPVLDCAFYDPTHAWSGGLDTQLKTHDLNTDQDTIVGTHDAPIRCVEYCPEVNVMVTGSWDRSVRLWDPRTPCNAGTFTQPEKVYTLSVAGDRLIVGTAGRRVLVWDLRNMGYVQQRRESSLKYQTRAIRAFPNKQGYVLSSIEGRVAVEYLDPSQEMQKKKYAFKCHRLKENGIEQVYPVNAISFHGVHNTFATGGSDGFVNIWDPFNKKRLCQFHRYPTSIASLAFSNDGSTLAIASSYMQEQGDISHPEDTVFIRQVTDAETKPK; this is encoded by the exons ATGACTGGTTCGAACGAGTACAAACTGAACCAGGGACCAGAGGACAGTATCTCTGCCGTGAAGTTCAGCCCCAGTACAGGCCAGTTCCTTCTAGTGTCCTCTTGGGACTGTACTGTCCGGCTCTACGATGTGGCAGGCAACTCCATGAGGATCAAGTATTCTCACCTGGCACCTGTGCTGGATTGTGCTTTCTAT GACCCAACACATGCCTGGAGCGGAGGCTTGGACACGCAGTTGAAAACCCACGACTTGAATACAGATCAAG ATACAATAGTTGGGACACACGACGCCCCCATTCGCTGTGTGGAATACTGTCCAGAGGTCAACGTCATGGTAACAGGTAGCTGGGATAGGTCAGTCAGGCTGTGGGACCCCAGGACCCCCTGCAACGCTGGCACCTTCACACAACCTGAAAAG GTGTACACCCTCTCTGTGGCTGGTGACCGGCTGATAGTGGGGACAGCAGGGAGGAGGGTGTTGGTCTGGGACCTGAGGAATATGGGCTATGTCCAGCAGAGGAGAGAGTCCAGTCTGAAATACCAGACACGAGCCATCAGGGCCTTCCCTAACAAACAG GGCTATGTCCTGAGCTCCATAGAAGGACGTGTTGCTGTGGAGTACCTGGACCCCAGCCAGGAAATGCAGAAGAAGAAGTACGCCTTCAAGTGCCACCGACTGAAGGAGAACGGCATAGAACAGGTCTATCCCGTCAACGCCATCTCCTTCCACGGTGTCCACAACACCTTCGCCACAG GTGGCTCTGACGGCTTTGTGAACATCTGGGACCCTTTCAACAAGAAGCGCCTGTGTCAGTTTCACCGCTACCCTACGTCTATCGCCTCCCTGGCCTTCAGTAACGACGGCTCCACGCTGGCCATCGCCTCCTCTTACATGCAGGAGCAGGGAGACATCAGCCACCCGGAGGACACCGTCTTCATCCGTCAGGTCACAGACGCAGAGACGAAGCCCAAGTGA
- the LOC121845187 gene encoding homeobox protein HMX2-like → MFIRMKKSEDSGSKVSFTSVSNFTIQSILGTVSEDAHKDSCNSSSDAGLLQRQRMRSVSSEGFSGGEDSTDFYPLPGGKKPRNDLNDLTLSCLSDKNRLILGQEMVKRHQLFHDYKEGDQRYYNQTSPAISEEKGHIDDDETSNSSRKKSRTVFSRSQVYQLESTFDMKRYLSSTERASLASSLQLTEIQVKTWFQNRRNKWKRLFSAEIEAVNMAHASSAQTLVGMPFFFKENFRIRIPVPGSMTFPTPLCYPGSNMQALPLYNFYNKIE, encoded by the exons ATGTTTATCAGAATGAAGAAATCTGAAGACAGTGGCAGTAAAGTATCATTTACCTCAGTTTCCAATTTTACTATTCAGTCAATTCTTGGAACTGTGTCCGAGGACGCGCACAAGGACAGTTGTAATTCTAGTTCCGACGCGGGGCTGCTGCAGAGACAACGCATGCGCTCCGTGTCTTCAGAAGGATTCAGCGGCGGGGAGGATTCTACAGACTTCTACCCTTTACCCGGAGGAAAGAAACCACGCAATGACCTCAACGATCTCACACTTTCTTGTCTAA GTGACAAAAACAGACTAATTCTGGGGCAAGAGATGGTGAAGAGACATCAACTTTTTCATGATTATAAAGAAGGTGACCAGAGATACTACAACCAAACATCACCTGCTATTTCAGAAGAAAAGGGTCATATTGACGACGACGAAACATCCAACTCGTCCAGAAAGAAGTCTCGGACCGTATTCTCGCGGAGTCAGGTTTACCAACTAGAATCGACGTTTGACATGAAACGTTACCTTAGCAGTACAGAACGAGCTAGTCTCGCCTCCAGTCTCCAGTTGACAGAGATACAGGTGAAAACTTGGTTCCAGAATCGGAGGAACAAGTGGAAACGTCTGTTTTCTGCGGAGATAGAAGCGGTGAACATGGCTCACGCATCATCCGCACAAACTCTGGTTGGGATGCCGTTCTTCTTCAAAGAGAATTTCCGGATACGGATTCCTGTCCCTGGATCAATGACTTTCCCTACACCTCTATGTTATCCCGGGAGCAACATGCAAGCTTTACCTTTGTACAATTTTTATAATAAAATTGAATAG